Proteins from one Bacteroidota bacterium genomic window:
- a CDS encoding TPM domain-containing protein produces MFSSKNFFSADQVKQIESAIKSAEENTSGEIRVHIERRCKGEEVECATLAFHKLGMHKTLLRNGVLFYLALKDKKFAVIGDEGIHKNVPEGFWDSVRDKMLEQFRQKRFTEGLCEGIMMTGAELKKYFPHSETDKDELSNEVTFGKQ; encoded by the coding sequence ATGTTCTCTTCCAAAAACTTTTTCTCAGCTGATCAGGTGAAGCAGATAGAATCTGCTATTAAATCAGCTGAAGAAAACACTTCAGGAGAAATCCGCGTGCACATTGAAAGACGGTGCAAAGGCGAAGAAGTGGAGTGTGCCACGCTTGCCTTTCATAAACTTGGCATGCATAAAACCCTTTTGCGAAACGGTGTTTTGTTTTATCTCGCACTCAAGGATAAAAAATTTGCCGTGATAGGAGATGAAGGCATTCACAAAAATGTTCCTGAAGGATTCTGGGATTCAGTAAGAGATAAAATGCTGGAACAGTTCAGGCAGAAAAGATTCACCGAAGGGCTTTGCGAAGGAATTATGATGACAGGAGCTGAGTTGAAAAAATATTTTCCTCATTCCGAAACCGATAAAGATGAGCTTTCAAATGAAGTAACCTTCGGTAAGCAATGA